A genomic segment from Montipora foliosa isolate CH-2021 chromosome 9, ASM3666993v2, whole genome shotgun sequence encodes:
- the LOC137971489 gene encoding uncharacterized protein, whose translation MEFRGHVYFQAVRPQLILNALMWLKMNNPLYDNICIDIDKIDRHLKTLQQNDVNLDDSTLNNDNHSTESGISDDTSSNNENGENVSTPADEENDDPLNEYRAPTSETCLQSIIPDYPVTVEQNDNVSSQGDEVYAIAPGETKHPVSFMADKQCEELAFPILFPKGKYGYSVNLEIKLSPVKYFNARLLHHSGRFATNPEYLFFAQFIIEQKKVSDSINIALKKMHGQPLTASQIRSNNMQILQNLICQDQAYLFLRQIPGTPPYWQKFMYEVVAMVKQLGIPTWFMTLSCADLRWPELFQIIARTQGKNLTNEQVDALSYDERCSILNVNPVVVAKHFQYRVETFFTEILLTNANPIGKIVYYALRIEFQMRGSPHLHALIWTSDSPELTHDTKEAIS comes from the coding sequence ATGGAGTTTAGAggacatgtttattttcaagctGTGCGACCTCAACTAATATTAAATGCTCTGATGTGGCTCAAAATGAACAATCCGTTGTATGATAATATATGTATAGACATTGACAAAATAGATAGGCATCTTAAAACATTGCAACAAAATGATGTTAATTTAGACGATTCGACTTTGAATAATGACAACCACTCTACTGAATCTGGTATAAGTGATGACActtcttcaaacaatgaaaatggTGAGAATGTCAGCACACCTGCAGATGAAGAAAATGACGATCCTTTAAATGAATATCGAGCACCAACAAGTGAAACTTGCTTGCAGTCTATAATACCAGATTATCCTGTAACTGTTGAGCAAAATGATAATGTATCATCTCAAGGAGACGAAGTCTATGCTATTGCACCTGGTGAAACTAAACATCCAGTTTCCTTCATGGCAGACAAGCAATGTGAAGAACTAGCATTTCCTattttgtttccaaaaggaaAGTATGGGTACTCTGTCAACCTAGAAATAAAGTTGTCGCCAGTTAAGTACTTCAATGCAAGACTTTTACATCACAGTGGTAGATTTGCTACCAATCCTGAATATCTCTTCTTTGCTCAGTTCATCATAGAACAGAAGAAAGTATCAGATAGCATCAATATTGCtctgaaaaaaatgcatggccAGCCTCTTACTGCTTCTCAAATAAGATCAAATAATATGCAAATTTTACAAAATCTTATTTGTCAAGATCAGGCTTATTTATTTTTGAGACAAATTCCAGGAACACCACCTTATTGGCAAAAATTTATGTATGAAGTAGTAGCTATGGTAAAACAGCTTGGAATACCAACATGGTTTATGACATTATCCTGTGCTGACCTTAGGTGGCCTGAACTTTTTCAGATTATTGCAAGAACACAAGGCAAAAATCTAACAAATGAACAAGTTGATGCTTTATCTTATGATGAAAGATGCTCAATTCTGAATGTAAatcctgttgttgttgctaagCACTTTCAATATAGAGTTGAAACATTCTTCACTGAAATTCTTCTAACTAATGCAAACCCAATTGGTAAAATAGTATACTATGCACTCCGCATTGAGTTTCAGATGAGAGGCTCTCCTCACTTACATGCCTTAATATGGACATCAGATAGCCCTGAACTAACACATGACACCAAGGAAGCCATTTCATAG
- the LOC137971490 gene encoding ATP-dependent DNA helicase pif1-like, translating to MKNMNSRKPEEVKPIHLFITGGAGAGKSHLIQTIYHTVTKTFRHPPMNPELPTVLLMAPTGVAAINIDGTTINTALAIPKETGDNLPAMSDQKKTQMRMLLADLKLIIIDEISMVANNTLLHIHQRLKEIVGTSNVHLFAGISVLAIGDMYQLPPIRRKPVFANYKNDVFNLCHPWHLFTMIELVDIMRQKDDQPFSELLNRFRTATQTEEDIKCIQSRSIDPSDVNYPSNALHIWAENNPVNRHNEMKLHQIPAQLFNLKATDQYPPNVSQQDINRILARPRSETGGLDANICIKKSARVMLTNNIDIADRLINGQLGTVVKIEVNQNNKKPTIIYVKFDDAKAGNNLIQKSTSSFVRQNRVVPVEPVLAKIKIHPNKPSSPEIQRMQFPLTLAYAVSIHKVQGLSLNSLVISFELVKQRSFNYGQVYVALSRATSLNGIHILGKINSKHVKADPRVHKEYERLREISKTMGTSEKYKDNSMLAICVLNIRSLKKHSVDIKYDANIKNSDLIALTETQLVPHSNDTDIKSHLLPFTLYRQDHPTDRFLSLALCTRRSIETKEHEYFPQDHVHNATRTSKLAQEPEETICFSKLEVPITRMGDFRGLMTSILQGTTIWCLIPCLCPAPRVGNAQKLSQAPAVRYDTGNRDFIINRNKVNTSAAVDIFFVALLFLSGLNIHNKHQSKHCF from the exons atgaaaaacatgaatagTCGAAAACCTGAAGAAGTAAAACCAATACATTTATTTATAACTGGTGGAGCAGGTGCTGGTAAAAGTCACTTGATCCAAACAATCTACCACACTGTCACAAAGACCTTTAGACATCCTCCGATGAATCCTGAATTACCTACAGTTCTTTTAATGGCACCTACTGGAGTTGCTGCTATTAACATAGATGGGACAACAATAAACACTGCCTTGGCAATTCCTAAAGAAACAGGTGATAATTTACCTGCAATgtctgaccaaaagaaaacacAGATGAGAATGTTACTAGCTGACCTCAAGTTGATCATAATAGATGAAATCTCTATGGTTGCTAACAATACTTTGCTTCATATCCACCAAAGACTAAAAGAAATTGTTGGCACATCAAATGTTCACCTGTTTGCAGGCATTAGCGTTCTTGCTATTGGTGACATGTATCAACTACCACCAATACGCAGGAAACCTGTTTTTGCAAATTACAAAAATGATGTGTTTAACTTGTGCCACCCATGGCACCTATTCACAATGATAGAGCTTGTTGATATCATGAGGCAGAAGGATGACCAACCATTTTCTGAACTTCTGAATAGGTTCCGTACAGCAACTCAAACTGAAGAAGATATCAAGTGCATCCAATCTAGATCTATAGATCCATCAGATGTTAATTACCCATCAAATGCTCTTCACATCTGGGCTGAAAATAATCCAGTCAATCGacacaatgaaatgaaattgcaCCAAATACCTGCACAGTTGTTTAACCTTAAAGCCACAGATCAGTACCCTCCTAATGTATCACAGCAAGATATTAACAGAATTTTAGCTAGACCCAGGTCTGAAACTGGTGGACTTGATGCTAATATCTGTATAAAGAAATCTGCTAGAGTTATGTTAACCAACAACATTGATATTGCAGATAGACTTATAAATGGTCAACTAGGAACTGTTGTTAAAATTGAAGtaaatcaaaataacaaaaaacccACCATTATCTATGTAAAATTTGATGATGCCAAAGCTGGCAACAATTTAATTCAAAAGAGTACTAGCAGTTTTGTGCGACAAAACAGAGTTGTACCCGTAGAACCTGTCCtagcaaaaattaaaatacatccAAATAAACCTTCTTCTCCAGAAATACAGAGAATGCAATTCCCTTTGACATTGGCTTACGCTGTTAGCATTCACAAAGTACAGGGATTGTCACTTAACAGTCTCGTCATTAGTTTTGAGTTGGTCAAACAGAGATCATTCAATTATGGTCAGGTATATGTTGCACTGAGCCGAGCGACCTCTTTAAATGGTATTCACATTCTAGGAAAAATTAACAGCAAACATGTGAAAGCAGATCCTCGGGTACATAAAGAATATGAAAGATTGCGAGAAATCTCAAAAACCATGGGAACTAGTGAAAAATATAAGGACAATTCAATGCTCGCTATATGTGTATTAAACATACGATCACTCAAAAAACATAGTGTAGATATCAAGTATGATGCAAACATAAAGAACAGTGATCTAATTGCACTGACAGAAACACAACTTGTACCTCATAGCAATGATACTGACATAAAATCTCATCTACTACCATTTACTCTCTACAGGCAAGATCATCCTACTGATAGATTTTTAAGTTTGGCACTGTGTACCAGAAGATCAATAGAAACTAAGGAACATGAATACTTTCCACAA GATCATGTTCATAATGCCACAAGAACTTCCAAACTTGCCCAAGAACCTGAGGAGACAATCTGTTTTTCTAAGCTAGAAGTTCCCATAACCAGAATGGGAGACTTCAGAGGTCTAATGACAAGCATTTTACAAGGCACCACCATATGGTGCCTCATCCCCTGCCTGTGCCCTGCACCACGAGTAG GGAACGCTCAAAAACTAAGTCAGGCGCCTGCTGTGAGGTATGATACAGGAAACAGAGATTTCATAATCAACAGAAACAAGGTAAACACAAGTGCTGCTGTGgatattttctttgttgctttGCTGTTTCTTAGTGGACTCAATATTCACAACAAACATCAGTCTAAACACTGCTTCTGA
- the LOC137971491 gene encoding uncharacterized protein — protein MGALTKEQILDEEGLVTLMCKVESIVNGRSVTKVSDDPKDLEALTPNHLLLLRSGPSLPPGFFQKDEIYSRKRWRQIQYLADIFWRRWIKEYLPSLQERQKWNRPRRNFVIGDIVLVADVNCPRSCWPLARIVDVQRNNTDGFVRRVTVKTKTSTLQRPIDKIILLESA, from the coding sequence ATGGGCGCCCTCACAAAAGAGCAAATCCTCGACGAAGAAGGCTTGGTAACCTTGATGTGTAAGGTCGAGTCTATCGTTAACGGCAGATCTGTCACTAAAGTGTCAGATGATCCGAAAGATTTAGAGGCCCTCACGccaaatcatttgcttttaCTCCGCTCAGGACCATCACTACCACCTGGGTTTTTCCAGAAGGATGAAATATACTCTCGCAAGCGGTGGCGACAGATCCAGTACCTGGCGGACATATTCTGGCGAAGGTGGATCAAGGAGTACCTCCCATCCCttcaagaaagacaaaaatgGAATCGACCCAGGAGGAATTTCGTCATTGGCGACATCGTCTTAGTGGCTGATGTGAATTGTCCGCGAAGCTGCTGGCCGCTTGCCCGTATCGTGGATGTACAACGAAATAACACAGACGGCTTCGTTCGAAGAGTAACGGTGAAAACCAAGACATCAACCCTGCAGCGACCCATTGACAAAATTATATTACTCGAATCCGCTTAG
- the LOC137971492 gene encoding uncharacterized protein — MEFNDSLLDNTKEMSLDDKRALEIMESSAVHKEGHYEIALPWRYSPSCLPNNRVLAEHRLKLLRRRLVKDPDLFQKYSSFIDNLLDKDYARQVPDHHSIKSEKATWFLPHHPVFHPKKPEKVRVVFDCAAKYRGVSLNDVLLPGPDMTNSLIGVLTRFRQERIAVLADVECMYYQVRVPPSDSDVLRFLWWPGNDLESQPKEYQMRVHLFGAVSSPSCANFALRKAADDNLQQFDSEAINTVKRNFYVDDCLKSVQGEEEAIRLTDDLRRLLAKGGFNLTKWVSNSRRVIESLPVSERAGTFKDLHDGQLPVERALGIRWDVERDKFCFKIEVRSKPLTRRGLLSVVSSLYDPLGFVAPVVLSAKVILQDLCRRRLEWDDPIPDDERNRWLSWLEDLPKLEQLSVDRCLKPPGFGKVVSVQLHHFSDASQQGYGAVSYLRFLNDKDAIHCSFMMGKARTAPLKTVTIPRLELSAAVVPSRLDKILRKEIDLPVDESVFWTDSTCVISYIQITTRGFTLLLLIG, encoded by the coding sequence ATGGAATTTAACGATTCGTTGCTTGACAATACGAAGGAGATGTCTCTTGACGACAAAAGAGCATTGGAGATCATGGAATCTTCCGCCGTTCACAAAGAAGGCCACTATGAGATAGCCTTACCATGGAGATATTCGCCATCCTGTCTGCCAAACAACAGAGTTCTAGCGGAACATCGACTGAAGCTGTTAAGAAGAAGGCTTGTCAAGGACCCAGATCTCTTCCAGAAGTACTCCTCCTTCATCGACAACCTTTTAGACAAAGACTACGCCAGACAGGTTCCAGATCATCACAGTATTAAATCGGAAAAGGCTACTTGGTTTTTACCACATCATCCAGTGTTCCATCCGAAGAAACCTGAGAAAGTCCGCGTTGTGTTTGACTGTGCAGCGAAATACAGGGGCGTTTCTCTCAACGACGTACTGCTACCGGGCCCGGACATGACCAACTCCCTCATTGGCGTTCTTACTCGGTTCCGACAGGAACGGATCGCTGTTTTGGCCGACGTAGAGTGCATGTACTACCAAGTTCGTGTTCCACCCAGCGATTCAGATGTCCTACGCTTCCTGTGGTGGCCTGGGAACGATCTTGAAAGTCAACCTAAAGAGTACCAGATGAGAGTTCACTTATTCGGTGCAGTGTCTTCTCCAAGCTGTGCGAACTTTGCTCTAAGGAAAGCAGCAGACGACAACTTGCAGCAATTTGACTCCGAGGCAATCAACACGgtcaaaagaaacttttacgTTGATGACTGCTTAAAGTCTGTGCAAGGAGAAGAGGAAGCTATTCGTCTGACCGATGATCTTAGAAGGCTTCTAGCAAAGGGAGGTTTCAATTTAACCAAATGGGTTTCAAACTCTCGCAGGGTCATTGAATCCCTTCCTGTGTCTGAAAGAGCGGGTACATTCAAGGATCTCCACGATGGTCAGCTACCCGTCGAGCGTGCTCTTGGGATACGTTGGGATGTGGAACGTGACAAGTTCTGTTTCAAGATTGAAGTTAGAAGCAAACCCCTCACGAGAAGAGGATTACTTTCAGTTGTTTCGTCGTTGTACGATCCCCTCGGTTTCGTAGCCCCAGTTGTCCTCTCAGCCAAAGTTATTCTACAAGATTTGTGCCGTAGAAGATTGGAGTGGGATGACCCTATTCCTGACGACGAAAGGAATCGTTGGCTAAGTTGGTTGGAAGATCTTCCAAAGCTTGAACAGCTCTCAGTTGATCGCTGTTTGAAGCCACCGGGCTTTGGTAAAGTTGTTTCTGTGCAACTACATCATTTCTCAGACGCTTCTCAACAAGGTTATGGTGCGGTCTCCTACCTCAGATTTCTGAATGATAAAGACGCGATACACTGTTCGTTCATGATGGGAAAGGCAAGGACTGCACCCCTTAAGACCGTGACAATACCAAGGTTAGAGTTGTCGGCAGCCGTCGTGCCATCGAGGCTGGACAAGATACTTCGAAAAGAAATCGATCTCCCCGTAGATGAATCTGTATTTTGGACAGACAGTACTTGTGTAATCAGCTACATACAAATAACGACAAGAGGTTTCACACTTTTGTTGCTAATAGGATAG